A window of Flavobacterium flavigenum contains these coding sequences:
- a CDS encoding adenylate kinase, which produces MINIVLFGKPGAGKGTQAEFLKEKYNLTHLSTGDIFRFNLKNDTELGKKARVFMDNGELVPCELTTEMLIDEVKKHPDTAGFLFDGYPRTINQAEALDKFLPTIGSEVTATIALEADDEILVARLLERGKTSGRVDDQDEEKIRVRYQEYNEKTAPLIGYYKEQNKFHAVNGIGTIEEITERLTSVIDNL; this is translated from the coding sequence ATGATTAACATCGTTTTATTTGGAAAGCCGGGAGCAGGAAAAGGAACTCAGGCAGAATTTTTAAAAGAAAAATACAATTTGACACACCTTTCAACAGGAGATATTTTTCGTTTTAATTTAAAAAATGATACAGAACTAGGTAAAAAAGCAAGGGTTTTTATGGACAATGGAGAGTTGGTTCCTTGCGAATTAACTACCGAAATGTTAATTGATGAAGTAAAAAAACATCCTGATACAGCAGGATTTTTATTCGACGGATATCCAAGAACAATCAATCAGGCTGAAGCGTTAGATAAATTTTTGCCAACAATTGGTTCAGAAGTTACAGCTACTATCGCTTTAGAAGCTGATGACGAAATTTTGGTAGCACGTTTATTAGAAAGAGGAAAAACCAGCGGAAGAGTAGACGATCAGGATGAAGAAAAAATTCGTGTGAGATATCAGGAATATAACGAAAAAACTGCTCCGTTAATTGGATATTACAAAGAGCAAAATAAATTTCATGCCGTAAACGGTATCGGAACGATTGAAGAAATTACAGAAAGATTAACGTCAGTTATAGATAATTTGTAG
- the hpt gene encoding hypoxanthine phosphoribosyltransferase, with translation MIQLHDKQFVPFISAKEIDFALSKIVAQVEDDFGDDTPIFVGVLNGAFMVVADFLKKYKSPCEVSFIKMASYEGTESTNSVKELIGINQDLSGRTVVIIEDIIDTGNTIEELKKKFKEQNVKHFKIATLFFKPEAYKKDIKIDYVGIRIPNKFIVGYGLDYNGLGRNLPEIYKLAE, from the coding sequence ATGATACAACTTCACGATAAACAATTTGTTCCGTTTATTTCGGCTAAAGAAATTGATTTTGCTTTATCCAAAATAGTGGCACAGGTAGAAGATGATTTTGGAGATGATACACCTATTTTTGTTGGTGTTCTGAATGGTGCTTTTATGGTTGTTGCAGACTTTTTGAAAAAATATAAGAGTCCCTGCGAAGTTTCATTTATCAAAATGGCTTCGTATGAAGGAACGGAAAGTACCAATTCGGTTAAAGAATTAATCGGAATTAATCAGGATCTTTCGGGAAGGACCGTTGTCATAATCGAAGATATTATTGACACCGGAAACACAATCGAAGAGTTAAAAAAGAAGTTTAAGGAGCAAAATGTAAAGCATTTTAAAATTGCAACTTTGTTCTTTAAACCGGAAGCTTATAAAAAAGATATCAAAATAGATTATGTCGGAATCAGGATTCCAAACAAATTCATTGTTGGTTACGGTTTAGACTATAATGGTTTAGGAAGAAATTTACCCGAAATCTATAAGTTAGCAGAATAA
- a CDS encoding PQQ-dependent sugar dehydrogenase, with protein sequence MKITIQLLSLCLLTVITACNGQVIKEEKEALAKQPANVVKTAIGNITLPPPYATESKSKNSKVIGWPEGKTPKAPEGFTVTKFADGFENPRWCYIGPNNDIFVVESGTRASKNQIIVLRDKDKDGVFETREVFLKGLNRPLGMLILKDFFYVANTDGLYRYPYKNAPLKLETQGVKIVELPAGGYNNHWTRSLLANPEGTKIYIGVGSGSNVGENGMDKEIRRAAILEINPDGTGEKIYAEGLRNPMGMDWNPANKKELWTAVNERDELGDDLVPDYITSVKRGGFYGWPYSYFGSIPDPRWKGERKDLIDKAIVPDVPVGAHTASLGLAFYTKNAFPAKYKNGAFVGQHGSWNRSVISGYKVLFVPFKDGKPSGKPEDFLTGFISDADKAEVYGRPVAVTVMNDGSLLVNDDSGNTIWKVTANK encoded by the coding sequence ATGAAAATTACCATACAATTATTATCTCTATGCTTATTAACTGTAATAACAGCCTGCAATGGCCAGGTAATAAAAGAGGAAAAAGAAGCGCTGGCCAAACAGCCTGCCAATGTCGTAAAAACGGCTATTGGAAATATTACACTTCCTCCGCCCTACGCAACAGAATCTAAATCTAAAAACAGTAAAGTAATAGGCTGGCCAGAAGGAAAAACGCCAAAAGCACCGGAAGGATTTACGGTTACAAAATTTGCTGACGGATTTGAGAACCCACGCTGGTGTTATATTGGTCCAAACAATGACATTTTTGTTGTTGAAAGCGGTACCAGAGCAAGCAAAAACCAAATTATAGTTTTACGTGACAAGGATAAAGACGGCGTTTTTGAAACCCGAGAAGTCTTTTTGAAAGGTCTCAACAGACCTTTGGGAATGCTTATTCTAAAAGACTTTTTTTATGTGGCAAATACAGACGGGCTTTACCGTTATCCTTATAAAAACGCTCCATTAAAACTTGAAACACAGGGAGTCAAAATTGTTGAACTTCCGGCTGGAGGATACAACAATCACTGGACACGAAGTCTTCTCGCCAACCCGGAAGGAACTAAAATTTATATTGGCGTAGGTTCTGGAAGTAATGTGGGCGAAAACGGGATGGATAAAGAAATTCGCCGTGCAGCAATTTTAGAAATCAATCCTGACGGAACCGGCGAAAAAATTTATGCTGAAGGTCTTCGAAACCCAATGGGAATGGACTGGAATCCTGCCAATAAAAAAGAACTCTGGACTGCCGTTAATGAGCGTGATGAGCTGGGCGATGATTTGGTTCCGGATTATATTACAAGTGTAAAAAGAGGTGGGTTTTATGGATGGCCTTATTCATATTTTGGTAGTATTCCTGATCCGAGATGGAAAGGCGAAAGAAAAGATTTAATCGATAAAGCAATTGTTCCTGACGTTCCGGTTGGTGCTCACACTGCTTCTTTGGGATTGGCTTTTTATACTAAAAATGCTTTTCCGGCAAAATATAAAAACGGTGCTTTTGTGGGACAGCACGGTTCATGGAATCGTTCGGTAATATCAGGCTACAAAGTGCTGTTTGTTCCTTTTAAAGATGGAAAACCATCCGGAAAACCGGAAGATTTCTTAACTGGCTTTATTTCTGATGCTGATAAAGCCGAAGTTTACGGACGCCCTGTTGCTGTTACGGTTATGAATGACGGATCACTTTTGGTAAATGATGACAGCGGGAATACGATATGGAAAGTTACGGCGAATAAGTAA